In Bremerella alba, one DNA window encodes the following:
- a CDS encoding DUF1559 domain-containing protein produces MKCPIPSRRGFTLVELLVVIAIIGVLIALLLPAVQQAREAARKIQCRNNLKQSVLAMHNYHDTFLSLPAYRRDNNFWGWAAQLLPFMEEDNLSEAVGVSSNTFPEAVDGTAGANATEVLSTVISNLRCPSSTAPETFEHDSIEYGVISYAASRGYGQAGWDSDKAANTGAVNKEGLEFSAITDGLSNTFAIGEASAKYGGWDSGPRGWAFWAGTPGNNYLERQNTLSRCVAFPMNSTAHWGFTSAHTEGAYFAFCDGSVQFISEHIEFDKNGVSNGWFGGDSVHADIYSNAAGMGVYQLLGIRDDGQTVQLP; encoded by the coding sequence ATGAAGTGCCCGATTCCCTCACGACGTGGCTTTACGCTTGTCGAACTACTTGTCGTGATTGCCATTATTGGAGTCCTCATTGCCCTGCTGTTGCCGGCCGTTCAACAGGCACGTGAAGCGGCTCGCAAAATCCAATGCCGAAACAATCTCAAGCAAAGCGTGTTGGCCATGCACAACTATCACGACACGTTTTTGAGCTTGCCTGCCTATCGCCGAGACAACAACTTTTGGGGCTGGGCTGCTCAGTTACTGCCGTTTATGGAAGAGGACAATCTGAGCGAAGCGGTTGGCGTTAGTTCCAATACGTTCCCGGAAGCGGTTGATGGAACGGCCGGCGCGAATGCGACAGAAGTCTTATCGACGGTGATCTCCAACTTGCGATGCCCTTCTTCCACGGCCCCAGAGACTTTCGAGCACGATTCGATCGAGTATGGCGTGATCAGCTACGCGGCCAGTCGAGGCTACGGCCAAGCCGGTTGGGACTCGGACAAAGCTGCCAATACAGGCGCCGTCAATAAAGAAGGCTTGGAGTTCTCGGCCATTACCGACGGCCTTTCCAACACGTTTGCCATCGGCGAAGCTTCGGCCAAGTATGGCGGCTGGGACTCGGGTCCGCGCGGTTGGGCTTTCTGGGCTGGAACGCCAGGCAACAACTACTTGGAACGCCAGAACACCCTCTCGCGCTGTGTTGCTTTCCCCATGAACTCGACGGCACATTGGGGCTTCACCAGTGCCCATACCGAAGGTGCCTATTTCGCTTTTTGCGACGGATCGGTGCAGTTCATTTCCGAGCATATCGAGTTCGACAAGAATGGCGTGTCCAATGGCTGGTTCGGTGGTGATTCGGTGCATGCAGATATCTACTCCAATGCTGCCGGCATGGGCGTGTATCAATTGCTGGGCATTCGTGACGACGGACAAACGGTGCAATTGCCGTAG
- a CDS encoding DUF1559 domain-containing protein — translation MKTKRSCSTRAAFTLVELLVVIAIIGVLIALLLPAVQQAREAARRMQCSNNLKQLGLALHNYHDTNGAFPMVSYVDNTNRPASWLVRIWPFIEQSAAYDQCTFNSDWTGIGFDRNWRVTTNVVVDSLNCPSNPMERFLTQASSSAMQSDGAPAEVQYQRADYVGVGGGYNMTGATPSHWYGFHGMNDYNGIFVALDSYNKQTTSFRDITDGTSNTLAVGEQSNFIRSLNTSTGEVTFHDSREYGHRGGAWSGGGGHNGNGSWYGNWEGHSSIRSGINFAHTSGYNNPLGTGNDPGKGGRSGHHTIFTSAHPGGALFVLGDGSTRFVSENITIETLRNLANRADGNVVGEY, via the coding sequence ATGAAGACGAAACGATCGTGTTCCACTCGTGCGGCATTTACGTTGGTCGAACTGCTTGTCGTGATTGCCATTATTGGTGTGCTTATTGCCCTACTACTGCCGGCCGTGCAACAGGCCCGCGAGGCCGCTCGCCGTATGCAGTGCAGCAATAACCTGAAACAACTTGGCCTGGCCCTGCACAATTATCACGACACCAACGGTGCGTTTCCGATGGTTTCGTACGTCGATAACACGAACCGCCCGGCCAGTTGGTTGGTGCGGATCTGGCCCTTCATCGAACAATCGGCCGCCTACGACCAGTGCACCTTCAACAGCGACTGGACTGGTATCGGCTTCGATCGTAACTGGCGCGTCACCACGAATGTCGTTGTCGACTCGCTCAACTGCCCGTCCAATCCGATGGAACGTTTCCTGACGCAAGCTTCTAGCAGTGCAATGCAAAGTGATGGGGCACCGGCGGAGGTTCAGTATCAACGTGCCGACTATGTGGGCGTGGGCGGCGGTTACAACATGACCGGCGCGACCCCTTCTCACTGGTACGGTTTTCACGGGATGAATGACTACAACGGGATCTTTGTGGCCTTGGATAGCTATAACAAGCAGACCACATCTTTCCGAGACATCACCGACGGTACAAGCAACACGCTGGCTGTGGGCGAACAGTCGAACTTCATTCGTTCCCTTAACACGTCGACCGGCGAAGTGACCTTCCATGACTCGCGCGAGTACGGACACCGTGGCGGTGCTTGGAGCGGCGGCGGTGGCCACAACGGAAACGGTTCGTGGTACGGCAACTGGGAAGGGCATTCGTCCATCCGCAGCGGGATCAACTTTGCTCATACCAGCGGATACAACAACCCCCTGGGAACTGGAAACGACCCCGGCAAAGGAGGTCGCTCTGGCCACCATACGATCTTCACTTCTGCCCACCCAGGCGGCGCGTTGTTTGTCCTAGGCGACGGATCGACGCGATTTGTCAGCGAGAACATCACGATTGAAACGCTACGTAACTTAGCCAACCGCGCCGACGGCAATGTCGTTGGCGAGTACTAA
- a CDS encoding DUF1559 domain-containing protein: protein MTNSSLRQRGFTLVELLVVIAIIGVLIALLLPAVQQAREAARRMQCSNHLKQLGLSLHNYHDTHGCFPISSHLSPTNRKPASWLVRVMPFMDQAAAFSQLTFDDTDFAGANVDRNWQITQNLYMESVRCPSNPMPAMWTQDVPQATQDLGAPSETAEYQIADYTGVAGDYNGSTPSFWNGYRGRKDYCGIFVALDDFNTNTCSFRDVTDGTSNTLAIGEQSDYFRYLDGNGEVQQADHRSWINEAGLFCGGGGGTKSQSRSYWKGVSSLRAGINVLAPGVNNPFGVGLFYTRARHHTPFVSAHPGGAMFAMADGSVRFVSEHIVFETLEHMADRSDGEVLGEF from the coding sequence ATGACCAATTCTTCCCTTCGGCAACGGGGTTTCACGCTGGTTGAGTTACTTGTGGTGATCGCGATCATCGGCGTGTTAATCGCGTTGCTGCTGCCTGCGGTGCAACAAGCTCGCGAAGCGGCCCGACGGATGCAGTGCAGTAACCATTTAAAGCAGTTGGGACTGTCGCTCCACAATTATCACGATACGCATGGGTGCTTTCCGATCTCGTCGCACCTTTCTCCCACCAACCGAAAGCCAGCCAGCTGGTTGGTTCGCGTTATGCCGTTTATGGATCAAGCGGCTGCTTTCAGCCAGCTGACCTTCGACGATACCGATTTCGCCGGAGCAAACGTCGATCGTAACTGGCAGATCACTCAAAACTTGTACATGGAATCGGTTCGTTGCCCATCCAACCCGATGCCGGCCATGTGGACCCAAGACGTCCCCCAGGCAACTCAAGACTTAGGGGCACCTTCGGAAACTGCCGAATATCAGATTGCAGACTATACCGGTGTTGCCGGCGATTATAACGGGTCGACGCCCAGCTTTTGGAACGGCTACCGCGGCCGCAAGGACTACTGCGGGATCTTCGTCGCATTGGATGACTTCAACACCAACACGTGTTCGTTCCGCGATGTGACCGACGGAACGAGCAATACGCTCGCGATCGGCGAGCAATCTGATTACTTCCGCTACCTCGATGGCAACGGCGAAGTGCAGCAGGCCGATCACCGTAGCTGGATCAACGAAGCTGGTCTCTTCTGTGGTGGAGGTGGCGGCACCAAGTCGCAATCCCGCAGTTATTGGAAAGGCGTGTCATCCCTTCGTGCTGGCATTAATGTTCTCGCCCCGGGGGTTAACAATCCGTTTGGTGTTGGCCTCTTTTACACACGTGCTCGTCATCATACACCGTTTGTGTCAGCTCACCCTGGTGGTGCGATGTTCGCAATGGCGGATGGATCAGTTCGATTCGTGTCCGAGCACATCGTCTTTGAGACACTCGAACATATGGCGGATCGATCTGATGGCGAGGTGCTCGGCGAATTCTAA
- a CDS encoding carboxypeptidase-like regulatory domain-containing protein, with protein MNRYSYYLFLLALAAIIGCNAYDGPPLDQVTGTVTSGGKPLVGATLEFYPDAGGAQSYGKTNENGEFTLRYSTGEFGAVSGRHRVSVIGGHAQGQSSAVKVDKDGVELAADPDSAPKRGAKPRHGIEIQVNSGEPTFVEIEL; from the coding sequence ATGAATCGATATTCCTATTACCTATTTCTGCTGGCCCTGGCGGCAATCATTGGATGCAATGCTTACGATGGCCCGCCGCTGGATCAGGTCACCGGCACGGTGACCTCCGGAGGCAAACCTTTGGTCGGAGCAACGCTTGAGTTCTATCCCGATGCGGGCGGGGCACAATCGTATGGCAAAACGAACGAGAACGGTGAGTTCACCCTTCGCTATTCCACCGGCGAGTTCGGCGCCGTTTCGGGAAGGCATCGCGTGAGTGTTATTGGAGGGCATGCTCAAGGCCAATCCTCGGCGGTTAAAGTCGATAAGGATGGCGTCGAATTGGCCGCCGACCCTGACTCCGCTCCTAAACGCGGCGCGAAACCGAGACATGGCATTGAAATCCAAGTCAACTCAGGTGAGCCCACGTTTGTTGAGATCGAGCTTTAA
- a CDS encoding sulfatase family protein codes for MHRIHFVLPVLLLFALAMPAVADDRPNFIVFIADDVSWNDFGCYGSETARTPNIDALAADGMKFTNAYLTASSCSPSRCSIITGRYPHNNGAASELHRPLPAHLIKFPKLLKEAGYYTALAGKDHMPQDDANENAVWDDKRGVRVPGNSGGEGHWVDVVQKRPKDKPFFFWFAATDAHRGWDADTQWQKDNYGPKHNPDDVKVSPYMRNEPATRDDLASYHNEITRFDYYIGQVCEELKAQDAFDNTMIIVMADNGRPFPRGKTRVHDSGMKTPFVVSWPKGLKDSGVTCNKLVSVIDICPTFLSLAGVNVPEQAQGVSFAKLLKDPVGEATRNYAFSEHNWHDYEAHGRAVRNPFGILYVRNARPEKAWLGPADSVSSPSHKDLVDAKEKLTPAQADVLLVPRPAEELYDTSEDPLQTNNLIGNQEYAKQLVVMRQKMDQWQKETGDSAPADYTVDFYDRVSGYTDSKTGKRIKGDRPYGDWSGTEHHADKINASGPK; via the coding sequence ATGCATCGCATTCACTTCGTACTACCGGTCTTGCTGCTGTTCGCTTTGGCGATGCCTGCCGTGGCGGACGATCGTCCTAACTTCATTGTGTTCATTGCCGACGATGTCAGCTGGAACGACTTCGGCTGTTACGGCAGCGAAACGGCTCGGACGCCTAATATCGATGCCTTGGCGGCCGACGGGATGAAGTTCACCAATGCGTATCTGACGGCCAGCAGTTGTAGCCCGAGTCGGTGCAGCATCATTACGGGTCGGTACCCGCACAACAACGGGGCGGCCAGCGAACTGCATCGACCGCTGCCGGCGCATCTGATCAAGTTTCCTAAGCTGCTTAAAGAAGCAGGCTACTACACGGCCCTGGCCGGCAAAGACCACATGCCGCAGGACGACGCCAACGAGAACGCCGTTTGGGACGACAAACGGGGCGTACGCGTGCCGGGCAATTCCGGCGGGGAAGGGCACTGGGTCGATGTGGTGCAGAAGCGCCCTAAAGATAAACCCTTCTTCTTCTGGTTCGCCGCGACCGACGCCCACCGCGGCTGGGATGCCGACACGCAGTGGCAGAAAGACAACTACGGACCGAAGCACAATCCAGACGACGTGAAGGTCTCGCCGTACATGCGGAACGAGCCGGCAACACGAGATGACCTCGCTTCCTATCACAACGAGATTACTCGCTTCGATTACTACATCGGCCAGGTCTGCGAAGAGTTGAAGGCCCAAGACGCGTTCGACAACACAATGATCATCGTGATGGCCGACAACGGTCGGCCCTTTCCACGCGGCAAAACGCGCGTGCACGATAGCGGCATGAAGACCCCGTTTGTCGTCAGCTGGCCTAAGGGACTCAAAGATTCCGGCGTAACATGCAACAAGTTGGTTAGCGTCATTGATATCTGCCCGACCTTTCTCAGTCTGGCGGGTGTGAACGTGCCTGAGCAGGCCCAAGGGGTTAGTTTCGCCAAGCTACTGAAAGACCCTGTTGGCGAAGCGACTCGCAACTACGCGTTCAGCGAACACAACTGGCACGACTACGAAGCCCACGGCCGCGCGGTGCGTAACCCGTTCGGGATTCTCTACGTTCGCAATGCTCGTCCCGAAAAAGCCTGGCTCGGCCCGGCTGACTCGGTCAGTTCTCCTTCGCATAAAGATCTGGTCGATGCAAAAGAGAAACTAACGCCTGCCCAGGCCGACGTTCTGCTCGTACCACGACCGGCCGAAGAACTGTACGACACCAGCGAAGACCCTCTGCAAACTAACAACCTGATCGGCAACCAAGAGTACGCCAAGCAGTTGGTCGTCATGCGTCAGAAAATGGACCAATGGCAGAAGGAAACGGGCGACAGTGCCCCGGCGGACTACACCGTCGACTTCTACGATCGCGTCTCTGGCTACACCGACAGTAAGACCGGCAAACGCATTAAAGGGGATCGCCCCTACGGTGATTGGTCTGGCACCGAACATCACGCCGACAAGATCAACGCCAGCGGACCGAAATAG
- a CDS encoding sulfatase-like hydrolase/transferase, translating into MKTSLSLLTLFLLTASLFAAETKRPNFLIIYTDDLGYGDVSTYHDSDVATPNIDQLAADGMTFTQMRANCTVCSPSRAALLTGKYPDLVGVPGVIRTYPANSWGFLKPGVPTLADALKQQGYATACIGKWHLGLESPNTPNERGFDHFHGFLGDMMDSYITHRREGFNYMRLNQKEIDPQGHATDLFTQFATDYLQGRSQVKDEPFFLYLAYNAPHFPIEPPQAYLDAVKKSQPELSDKRAMNVAFVQHLDDAVGKVLDSLETLGLAENTVVYFGSDNGGSLPHAQNNDPWRDGKQSHYDGGLKVPFFVRWPGHIPPGSISDYQGMNFDVFPTFVQLAGGTPADDLNAMSLVPLFEGKPMPPHTRDLYFVRREGGPRYGGKSYQAIIRDGWKLMQNDPYSPLQLYNLNEDPQEQNDLAKTNRKKFLQLQGAMRLQIQAAGNVPWQPANQ; encoded by the coding sequence ATGAAGACATCCCTCTCGCTGCTTACACTGTTCCTTCTGACTGCGTCCCTCTTCGCCGCCGAAACCAAGCGGCCGAACTTTTTGATCATCTATACCGATGACCTCGGCTATGGCGACGTTTCAACCTATCACGACTCGGACGTGGCCACGCCCAACATCGACCAGCTGGCCGCCGACGGAATGACCTTCACGCAGATGCGGGCTAATTGCACCGTTTGCTCTCCTTCGCGGGCAGCGCTGCTGACTGGTAAGTATCCGGACCTGGTTGGTGTGCCGGGGGTGATTCGGACCTATCCCGCCAACTCGTGGGGCTTTCTGAAACCAGGCGTGCCGACGCTGGCCGACGCGCTCAAGCAGCAAGGCTATGCGACCGCGTGCATCGGCAAGTGGCACCTTGGACTTGAGTCTCCTAATACACCCAACGAGCGCGGCTTCGATCATTTCCACGGGTTCCTGGGCGACATGATGGATAGCTACATCACGCATCGCCGCGAGGGGTTCAACTACATGCGGCTGAACCAGAAAGAGATCGACCCCCAGGGGCACGCGACCGACTTGTTCACTCAGTTCGCGACGGATTACCTGCAAGGCCGCTCGCAAGTGAAGGACGAACCGTTCTTCCTTTACCTAGCCTACAACGCTCCTCACTTCCCGATCGAACCACCCCAGGCATACCTCGACGCGGTGAAGAAGTCGCAGCCAGAGCTTTCGGACAAGCGAGCCATGAACGTCGCCTTCGTGCAGCATCTGGACGACGCCGTCGGCAAGGTTTTGGATTCGCTGGAAACGTTGGGGCTCGCCGAGAACACCGTCGTCTACTTCGGCAGCGATAACGGCGGCAGTTTGCCACATGCCCAGAACAACGACCCTTGGCGCGACGGCAAGCAAAGCCACTACGACGGCGGCTTGAAGGTCCCGTTCTTCGTTCGCTGGCCCGGACATATTCCGCCAGGCAGCATTAGCGACTACCAAGGGATGAACTTTGATGTCTTCCCCACGTTCGTCCAGCTGGCCGGCGGCACACCGGCGGATGATCTGAACGCGATGAGCCTGGTCCCGCTTTTCGAGGGCAAACCGATGCCGCCGCACACGCGTGACCTGTATTTTGTCCGCCGCGAAGGAGGCCCACGCTACGGCGGCAAATCGTACCAGGCCATCATCCGCGACGGCTGGAAACTAATGCAGAACGACCCTTACTCGCCATTGCAGCTATACAACCTGAACGAAGACCCGCAGGAACAAAACGACCTGGCCAAGACCAACCGTAAGAAGTTCCTCCAGCTACAAGGGGCCATGCGACTGCAGATTCAAGCGGCAGGCAATGTGCCTTGGCAGCCGGCAAACCAATAG
- a CDS encoding PQQ-dependent sugar dehydrogenase — protein MISRLNVVMVAVCLGGWMTSFVAAQSANQSQSGTQQIPQDFSAVDTSHLMQSPDPVPLEKERIFPNLKFQRPVEVTSPEDGTNRLFVVEQEGTIRVFEYRDDVENAELFLDLHDVTLRKGNEEGLLGLAFHPKFQENGQFFVYYSTQPRTSVVSRFTVSKDNPNQADRQSEEIVFKLDQPFSNHNGGSIRFGPDGYLYVGLGDGGDAHDPFANGQNLETLLGSILRIDVDRKDKGRGYAIPQDNPFVEREDARGEIWAYGLRNPWRISFDRENGDLWTGDVGQNRFEEVNRIVKGGNYGWNKREGMHSFEPQSPAKETELIDPLAEYFRNEGISVTGGVVYRGPTLKEYDGAYFYADYVSGNVWDLRADGNTTTSNRRVAETGLQISAFGEDQNGEMLLCSFDGHLYRLTKRDIDFKAAKKNFPQKLSETGLFDSVAKNIPAQGVIPYELNMPFWSDYTVKDRYVALPKDKSVVYHERDQWEFPVGTVFVKTFWMHQDRAQLEDPRRLETRLLVHSPDGWQGYTYVYHDDQSEATLLEGSALKPLPIKTAEGSFEQRYYFPSRSDCMACHTKEAGFVLGLNSRQMNHPLDYHGQRENQLAMLNRLNVFTQPLSNNAEEIERFPEWQFGNLDRSNDPQHVESALETPQGETTALARAWLDVNCAVCHRPDGIAPGKRHLQFHADLAKMNLLNQQPLQGQMTPPGGTVVKPGQPYLSELLIRAAHRGVRQMPPLASNVADPRGIEVLRKWIEQMEQPTE, from the coding sequence ATGATTTCACGTCTTAACGTCGTGATGGTAGCCGTGTGCCTTGGTGGTTGGATGACCAGCTTTGTCGCCGCTCAGTCAGCTAACCAATCGCAATCTGGAACTCAGCAGATTCCGCAAGACTTTTCCGCTGTTGATACCAGCCATTTGATGCAATCGCCAGACCCGGTTCCCTTGGAGAAAGAACGCATTTTTCCAAATTTGAAATTTCAGCGGCCCGTCGAGGTGACTTCTCCGGAAGACGGCACGAACCGGCTGTTTGTCGTGGAACAAGAGGGAACGATCCGCGTTTTCGAGTACCGTGACGATGTCGAAAACGCAGAACTTTTCCTCGATCTTCACGATGTCACCTTGCGTAAGGGAAACGAAGAGGGGCTGCTGGGTTTGGCATTTCACCCAAAGTTCCAAGAGAACGGGCAGTTCTTTGTTTACTATTCCACCCAACCACGAACGAGTGTGGTCTCGCGGTTCACGGTTTCAAAAGACAACCCAAACCAAGCAGATCGACAGTCGGAAGAGATTGTCTTCAAGCTAGATCAGCCATTTAGCAATCACAACGGGGGCAGCATTCGTTTTGGTCCTGATGGCTATTTGTATGTCGGCCTCGGCGATGGCGGCGACGCGCACGATCCCTTTGCAAATGGGCAAAACCTGGAAACACTACTCGGATCGATTCTACGCATCGATGTCGATCGCAAAGATAAAGGACGCGGTTACGCAATTCCCCAAGACAACCCTTTTGTCGAACGTGAGGATGCTCGCGGCGAGATCTGGGCGTACGGCTTACGCAACCCCTGGCGGATTTCGTTCGATCGCGAAAACGGCGACTTATGGACAGGAGACGTCGGACAGAACCGTTTCGAGGAAGTTAATCGGATCGTCAAGGGTGGCAACTACGGTTGGAACAAGCGAGAAGGAATGCACAGCTTTGAACCGCAGTCGCCTGCCAAAGAAACGGAACTGATCGATCCGCTTGCCGAGTACTTTCGGAATGAAGGAATCTCGGTAACCGGCGGTGTCGTTTACCGTGGACCAACTTTAAAAGAGTACGACGGTGCCTATTTTTATGCCGACTACGTTTCTGGCAATGTTTGGGACTTGCGTGCCGATGGAAATACAACCACCAGCAACCGCCGAGTCGCGGAAACAGGCCTGCAGATTTCCGCGTTCGGAGAAGATCAAAATGGAGAGATGCTGCTGTGCTCTTTCGATGGCCATTTGTATCGTCTGACAAAGCGGGACATCGATTTCAAGGCGGCCAAAAAGAACTTTCCACAAAAGCTGTCAGAGACCGGCTTGTTTGACTCGGTCGCGAAGAACATTCCTGCCCAAGGAGTTATTCCTTACGAACTGAACATGCCGTTCTGGTCGGACTACACCGTGAAAGACCGTTACGTTGCCTTGCCGAAAGACAAATCGGTTGTCTATCACGAGCGCGACCAATGGGAGTTTCCGGTGGGAACGGTTTTCGTAAAAACGTTCTGGATGCATCAAGATCGAGCTCAGCTCGAAGACCCGCGTCGGTTGGAAACACGATTACTTGTGCACTCACCCGACGGCTGGCAGGGTTATACCTACGTCTACCACGATGACCAAAGCGAGGCCACACTGCTGGAAGGATCGGCTTTGAAGCCCCTGCCTATCAAGACGGCAGAAGGAAGCTTCGAGCAGCGTTACTACTTCCCTTCGCGGAGCGACTGCATGGCGTGTCATACAAAGGAAGCTGGCTTCGTATTGGGGCTCAACTCGCGGCAGATGAACCACCCGCTCGACTACCACGGCCAGCGTGAAAATCAATTGGCGATGCTTAACCGACTGAATGTTTTCACACAACCACTATCGAACAATGCAGAAGAAATCGAGCGATTCCCCGAGTGGCAGTTCGGCAATCTAGACCGCAGCAATGATCCGCAACATGTCGAAAGTGCACTCGAAACACCCCAAGGAGAAACGACGGCGTTGGCTCGTGCCTGGCTCGATGTCAACTGCGCCGTGTGCCATCGCCCTGATGGGATCGCACCTGGCAAGCGTCACCTGCAATTCCACGCCGATCTGGCCAAAATGAACCTGCTAAACCAGCAGCCGCTGCAAGGCCAGATGACCCCGCCGGGCGGAACCGTTGTTAAACCGGGTCAGCCTTACTTGAGCGAACTGCTGATTCGTGCTGCTCACCGAGGAGTCCGCCAGATGCCACCGCTGGCAAGCAATGTGGCCGACCCACGGGGAATCGAAGTCTTGCGGAAATGGATCGAACAGATGGAGCAGCCAACGGAGTAA
- a CDS encoding sulfatase-like hydrolase/transferase, producing the protein MNRVYSLFTACLLLANCSSAFANEKPNVLYILADDQGSVDAGCYGSKDLHTPHMDSLAVHGVRLTQFYSAAPVCSPSRAGALTGRWPLRAGVPNNCSSKKGGGGALPNEEITLAEMFKAAGYTTAHIGKWHIGYTPETMPLAQGFDTSIGHMGGCIDNYSHFFYWNGPNRHDLWRNGEEVYHDGTYFPQLMADEACTFIEKNQDKPFFIYYAMNTPHYPYQGEAKWLEHFKEVEYPRNLYAAFIASQDERVGQVLAKLDKLDLRKKTIIIYQSDNGYSTEERAHFGGGRSGPYRGAKFSMFEGGIRLPGIISWPGQLPKGEVRDQMVHACDWMPTLAELTGVKLPETHLDGRSMVRMLQDPQAQSPHFNHPLHWQVGNGPKAAWAVRAGDWKLIANTRDTHEDAQNASFKLFLANITEDPGEKTNLAGQHPDVVKRLTKLHEEEFAK; encoded by the coding sequence ATGAATCGAGTCTACTCGCTGTTCACGGCTTGTCTGCTGCTGGCGAATTGTTCTTCCGCGTTTGCGAACGAGAAGCCGAACGTCCTCTACATTCTTGCCGACGACCAAGGTTCGGTCGACGCCGGGTGTTACGGATCGAAGGACCTGCACACGCCTCATATGGACTCGCTGGCCGTGCATGGGGTTCGCTTGACTCAGTTTTACTCGGCGGCGCCCGTTTGTTCGCCATCGCGGGCCGGGGCCCTTACGGGGCGTTGGCCGTTGCGAGCTGGGGTGCCCAACAACTGCTCGTCGAAAAAGGGAGGCGGCGGTGCGCTTCCTAATGAAGAGATCACCCTCGCCGAGATGTTTAAAGCTGCCGGCTACACGACCGCCCACATCGGCAAATGGCATATCGGCTATACGCCCGAGACGATGCCGCTGGCCCAAGGCTTCGATACCTCGATCGGGCACATGGGTGGCTGCATCGACAACTACTCGCACTTCTTCTACTGGAACGGACCCAACCGTCACGACCTGTGGCGCAACGGGGAAGAGGTTTATCACGACGGTACCTACTTCCCGCAGCTAATGGCCGACGAGGCATGTACGTTCATCGAAAAGAACCAAGACAAGCCGTTCTTCATCTACTACGCAATGAACACCCCGCACTACCCTTATCAAGGCGAAGCGAAGTGGTTGGAGCATTTCAAAGAGGTAGAGTACCCGCGGAATCTGTACGCGGCATTTATCGCCTCGCAGGACGAACGCGTCGGTCAGGTATTGGCCAAACTCGATAAGCTCGACCTGCGGAAGAAGACGATCATCATCTACCAGTCCGACAACGGGTACTCGACCGAAGAACGCGCTCACTTCGGCGGCGGCAGAAGCGGGCCATACCGGGGTGCTAAGTTCAGCATGTTTGAAGGGGGCATTCGCCTGCCAGGTATCATCAGCTGGCCTGGTCAGTTGCCTAAGGGGGAAGTCCGCGATCAAATGGTGCATGCCTGCGACTGGATGCCAACTCTGGCCGAGCTAACCGGCGTCAAGCTGCCGGAGACCCATCTCGATGGCCGCTCGATGGTACGGATGCTCCAAGATCCTCAGGCCCAATCACCCCACTTCAACCATCCGCTGCACTGGCAAGTTGGCAATGGCCCCAAGGCCGCCTGGGCAGTCCGGGCGGGCGATTGGAAGCTGATCGCCAATACCCGCGATACCCACGAAGATGCACAAAATGCCTCATTCAAACTCTTCCTGGCCAACATTACCGAAGACCCAGGCGAAAAGACCAACCTCGCCGGTCAGCATCCCGACGTAGTCAAGCGGCTGACGAAACTGCACGAGGAAGAGTTCGCGAAGTAA
- a CDS encoding ribonuclease E inhibitor RraB, producing MFDPEAKAVTAQSLEQIEAEGSDLSQPIEIDFFVAVPSQEAGEQVADEARKIGFETNVEQDEESGEWTCYCTKTILATVDTVFDIEESLDDLADPFGGYSDGFGTFGNQEG from the coding sequence ATGTTCGACCCGGAAGCCAAAGCTGTCACCGCCCAGTCCTTGGAGCAGATCGAAGCAGAGGGTTCAGACCTGTCTCAGCCGATCGAGATCGACTTCTTCGTCGCCGTGCCGAGCCAGGAAGCAGGCGAACAGGTTGCCGACGAGGCTCGCAAGATTGGGTTTGAAACCAATGTCGAACAAGACGAAGAATCAGGCGAGTGGACTTGCTACTGCACCAAGACCATTTTAGCGACCGTCGACACCGTGTTTGATATCGAAGAAAGCCTGGACGATCTGGCCGATCCGTTCGGAGGCTATAGCGATGGCTTCGGCACGTTTGGAAATCAGGAAGGCTGA